GTAGTTCCTCATCTTTGATCCTATGTGATGAGCTTCATAaaaagtttttgaattttcGGTATTAATTCAGTCTAGCAAAATTTCACTCTGTACATGtgccaaagaaaatgaaaacataCGACAGCGCTACTCATAAATGCTGCAAAGAAAACGGAGATTCTGGTCAATTGCTGAGTATAGGATAGTATATAGTGTGGTTCTGTACCAGTGACTACTATGGCATCTCAGAGCCATAAGTACGATTTGGGACGaaatgaattgaacaagCCTGATTACTACGTTGAGTTGACAGAGAAGCATTTGTCTGACTTTGAAATATGGAACTCTCTTTGCTCGAATGAGAGTTATGATATGCTCCTTTACCTTTGTGAGCAATATCTGAATATGGGTCGGTTTCCTGTTATTCCAAGTGAGGTAATTGCTGTACTTTTCACGTTAGCTTCCATCGGAGATCACAATAAGGGTTCGCTAATAAAAAAGGCAGATCCGTTTGACACTGGGAGGGAATTATTAACAAGAAGGAGCATGAAACTTCTAGAGACTTTACTTGATATATTACAGACATTTGATACCGATTTATATGAAATATACGATTTAGAGCTGCTGCGCTGTCAGTTTTTTTACTTTATTGATAGCATCAGACCAGAAAATGGTCGGGCGTTGGTCCTAGATCCGCTAAATGCACAGAGTAGCAGGGCTACCCGGCGATCATTCAAGCTATCATCTCGATCGGCAGAAGGCGGATCTCTTCTCTCGGTGGAGCCATTGTATGGTTCTTATATCAATCTTATAGGCGATGACACCAGCGTCTTCAAAACAACGATGGTGCATAGTGCCTTATCACAAGAGGGTTCTTTTTGGAACGGTTTTAGTTGGGCATTGTCTACATTTATGATAGGACATGAAAATGAGGACCAAAAAACAGATTGGGACTACGAGCTGGCCAAAGCATGGTTaagtgttttcaaattaatCTTTATTATCTATGAACTTCGGCAGGATTATTACATCGACTCTAAGACGGAGACCATAGAAAAATCCCCTATATTTAGATTATTAGAAGCtgttgataaaaaaaatcaattgaaaggGCTTGTTCAATATCTCTTTGTTGGTTGTGTTGAGTGCGAAATATTGTACCCTGTTTCCCCCTCACTAAATGATCCCTCTACATCAAATGCTTctttcaatcaatttcacGAAGATAAGGACTATCGAGCAGCATTTTCAATGGATGTCAGAAAGGATACACTTTGTGTCTTCGTAAGATTCTTGGATCGTTATGAAAGACATTTACAGAGCTACCCATTCACACTTGACGCATTGTATGGCACAATTGTTGATGCACTGTATAGTGATTTAAAAATTAGTTCGTTCAAACAGTTCTTCCTCTCATGCGATGTAGAAAAGGACAGAAATTTGATAACAACATTGGTTGAAAAGTTATTGAATAAGGCGTTTAGTAATGTTGAGCCAAGGCGGACTTTCAACATTGTTAACAAGATGTcgaattttgaagaagtgaCTTCAGAATTAATGAAATTGCTCAGAGCCATAGACAGGTCTGCGGCATTCAACCGTTCTCGAATTTCGAAGCGGAGAATACAGATGGATTTTTGCATAATTATATTGACTAGGTTAATCATAACTACTCATCCACAAGGgaactttgaagaacttcTGAGAGTTTTGACCACATTTGCGAAGTCTCCGAACTCTTTCATGGATGTGAAAGACGTGATACCCTTGTTCGAGCAGACCTATTAATATTACTTTATCTATTCAAACTAATCAATAATATGGGTCTCCTTTTCGAATGAGCTCTTAACATGTACAATAGAGTTCATGACATTTTTTACTGCAACGACATGCCACGGAATGAAATTATCTTTTCCATAGGATACTCCGAACCATGGATTCAAACCTGCCAAGTTTCTGTATTGTTTTAAgatttccttcaaaagTGTTGAACTGTCTGCATGAGGGCAGTTCAAAAGATTTACCTcaaatttatcaatgaaGTTATCGCCTTCGCTTTTTGCAAAACGAATCAATGCTCCACTTTTGATGGCGCATCTATGCTGGGAGTTTGCTAGCTGCAACGGGTTACTGAATATTAGTCCATGGACTTCCTCATCAATGTTAATTATCTCAAGATCGTCTATACTGTTTGATATTCCTGTCTGCGGATTCGATTTCGTTCTGAACAAGTTTTTAAATGTTGGGTATGTTTTGTCCTCATCGAATAATGTTAATTTCGTGTTATCTCCGACACAGACCACAGCAAGATGGAGATCTTTTGTGGCGACTGATAGACGTCTCCAATGGATCAATTCGTCATCAGGAAGGACACTATCGAGTCTTGTCAACACCAAGCAAacatttccaaaattcttAGACGCCAATTGTAGGGTTATTTTCCAGATGTCATTGCACACTTGTTCGAAACGAGTTCTGGAGTTACCGACATACCAGGTTTTCACGAAGCTTTCGACGCCTTTGGTGTCTGACCAGGCAGCACACAGCCACTCACGATCAATACTTCTCAAGTATGCCAAATGGATGTAGTTATCGTAATGGATAGATAAGGAGGCATTCTTCAGTGTCCGGAACTCAATTTGTTTGGGTAAATCATTTGTTAGGGACGTTACCTTAGTACTTTTTGGTGGTAGACTATTATAGATTGCCATACACAATGAAGTGTACGCAGTGATAGGTGTAAGTGGATTTTTGAGGAAATCTATATTCACGAGCCTCAACAAAATATCTGCCTTTGGTAACTTAGATTTGAACTCCTTCCTGATTACATGAAACTTGAGGATCATTGATATACATTCTGTTAATGAAAGTTTGTTGATGGGGAGAAAGATGAGTAAAGGAATGTTCTTAATATTTGAGAGTGCTGTTGAACAGAAAGATACAATCTGTGCGGAAAGAAGTAGTAAGGTGTCTTGGTTAAAATTTTTTAAGTATATTAACCCTTTATTATCGTCATTAGTCAACTTAGTCAGTTCACAGAACCCTAACTCATGATTCGAATATGTCTGAGACATTTGTGATACGAAAGACATGCAATCATTTTTTGCCTCAGTGGTTAGCACTAGGGCCCTGAAATTTTTTACCCCACGGTTGGGTTTCAGATTTAAATATTCCGTGAAATAACACGATGagctttttattttaattgTATCTTCAGATTTCTTCACAAACACTGATGGTTCAGGCAAATAGAAGACTTCCTCTATTATTTCGTTTCCGtgaagctttgaaaaattcccAAAAAGCTGGTTCATGGTATCGCTGATGGTGCCAACGGAGCAATCCTTGATCCCTTTAAACTGAGATTCTGTTGCCCTATCATCAGAAAACATATCATTATTGAAGACTATCTGATCTGTCAAAATCTCTAGAATATCCTCGAAGTCTTTTCCGGGCGGCAAAGATGGATTCTGACAAAGGAACACGTCAGGCAACGAGAACAAAGGCATGTGTCTCAAAAGGTAGGGGAGAATTCTAGATGATTCAGATTGTTCTTGCTCTGCGGTTTGAATAGTTTGTTCGCTTTTGGGGTCGATTTCAACCGTGGAAAGAAAGTTAGCTGATGAACTTCTTGGTTTTGAATTATCATATAGAGTATCCGGTCCGAGAGAAGGCGTATTCTCAAAGTAAGTTGTGGGATTTGAGTTTGAGCTGTTATTGCAGTCGTTTATGACCCCATTAATTGTCTGGTTTGGTAGATCAGCTCTTTCTGATTTACTTAAGGCGGGCTTCCATATTGCGTCTAAGTTGGACTTAACAGGTTTTTCCATTAGAGTTCCGATCGTATTATAAGATGCCACAGAAtcatctttggaagaagatggtgGGTTTATCAATTCGGGAAGAGAGTCCTTTGCAATAGGTTCGTATGTTGATGACTCGATCATTGGTATATCATTGTCTCTTGGATCATATGATAAGCCCTTTCCTGCAGATGGTCCAttattgttgaaatcagCAGGAGAAAAATCGctatcatcatcttctgagCTTGATATATTACTTGTACTTATCCCAAATTGTATTGGTTCGTCATTGGTGTTCGAGTTAACAGAAAACTTACCTCCATTCTTGTACTTGTTATCCACattactttcaaagatgggGTTGAAATTGAGTGGTGCGAAtatacttttctttctgtcTTTTGGGGTTTCAATAGGCAAAGGTGCTCCTGGATCTTCGTATAATGTAGGTGTCTTTTCTATAGTAATGACATCCACTGGTATGTCCAAATAGGTACGCTTTGTTCTTGTCTTCTTTTCGTCAGTATCAATAGACTCGATGGTGTCGGGACGATCAAACTTTAACGAGTTACTAGTTGATCCGTCAGcctcatcgtcatcttcgGCTAGATCAAACATTTCGTCAGTAATCTCTTTTACAGATACCAGTTCTTCGTTCTTATTTCGCGTACTGACATCTTCGTCGCTATCTTCACCAAAAAGATCTTTGTCGAATTCTACATGCTCGTGTTCCTCTATCGAAATATTCTGAGCGGGAGATTCAAAAGCGGTTTCCAGTTCTACTTTACGCTCAGAACTACCTACTGATGCGTCCTTTGAGTTGATATTGGATGTACTATTTATTACATCCTTTTTCTCATTCCAAAGATCGTTCTGAGGTTTTACGGAAGGAGTTTCTGTtataatatcatcaacGGTTGGAGTGATATTCTCATTTATTATTGGAGTTGTAATGAAACCATTACTGCTGTAACTCTCTGTGGGGAAATTCTGTCTACTAGTTTTATTATCTCGCAGAGGTGTTACGTTTGGATCATTAGAGTATTCCGGAGAAAACTTACCATTCTCTCCCGTTGAAGATACGTTATTGCTGTTATTGGCCGAATGCTTATTAAACCCTTGAAACTGATCAGTAAATATTCCTCCCGTACTTAATGGGTTATGTCCGGTTACAGTTCCCATCCCTGCAGATGTTCCAGGCGTTCTGTAGGCCGAAGTGAGTTTTAACTGTATAAATCCATCTATCATATCGAAACAATCATCTAACTCAAGCTGCGGGGATCTTGAAAATGCAGTATATTGAGGAGTTTGAACGTCAGATGCTGTTTGTACAAAACAGAGACATGCCGGCCAGATAACGAAattatttccttttggTTCGTCAAGATAATGTGATATTGTTGGAGTGAAGCCATTCAAATGGTTAGCATTTGGAATAAGCTTTACCCATTTCAAACCGTCGACATCGATTAAATTTATTCCATGGGAGACAAATAGTGTCTTGAGAAACATTTGAGCGTTTTTGGGTGGTGATACATAACATTTCTTTAAATCTGTGGATGGTAAATACACTCTGATCCCAGATGGAGCCAAATACACAGCCACTTCATGTTTGAGGCTCTCTGCATTCAACTTCGATAAACCCAAATCCTTGGAACAAATTGCAACAGTCAAATCtccattttcaaatagATGTGGATCAAAGTGTAAGATTTTGGTCGAAAAGGTATATGATTCCTGAAATATGCATGAGTTTCCAAAGGGCACGATGGTTTCATTGGAGGATAGGGTCAAATTGACATATATCATACGCCTGAGAGCCTTCATAAAGATGGCATATGGGGTAGGCAAGTGAGGTTTTGAGAATTCTGGGGTGAAGTGACCCTTCCGCTCTGGCTGGGGTGACTCCGATTCGTTATTCAGCTCAAGGTTTAACTCTGGTAATGGATCATCGTTAATACTAAAACACCATAACTCCCTGGAAAAAAGAGCTGCAAGTACTTTGGGGTTTTTCCTCCTTAGGAACAACTCTGCTTGAATTGACCATTGATTATCTGCCTTGCTAGGTACATATTGGTGATAGTTTATTTGTTTGACAGTTTCTAACCTGTATAAATTGGTAACGATGTCCTCCAATCGACATGCGTCCCCAACCTCCTTTTTCATGGTTTCCGTTGCTCTGATGAAAAGTAAGCTGGATAGTCAGACTGATTAGGATGCAACGGTACTTCAAAAATCCGTACTTGTTAAGAGATGCTGTCTAGTTACCTTCTTTTAAAATTATACGATTTTATCTCGAGTTATCACTACTTATAATAATGAATCGCTTGATCAttataaaacaaaaacaaaaaagattGCCAATACAAAACAATGAATGACAGGTACCAAAGCATAAAGCTAAACGCACCCCCCGTGATTAGCGGCGCACTCTCAATTGGAAACGCAGTATAACCTGTACTTCTGCTAACAGTGGTTGGCGTATGCCAAGATGGCAATAAAACTGACTGAAGAGAACGACACTGAGTCATCAGATAGTGGTATTCTGCTTTTAAGGGAAACAGGGTCACTTGGTATCGGGGATGTCAATCGCTATAAGATAATTGTAGATAAAAATAAGCTACTATCTGACGGAATTGAGTGTACTGACGATACTCTCTATCTCGAATTCAAAAACCAGGAGAGCGCGCTTTTGAGGCCGTTATGGATAACTGGACCATACTCAATTTATGTTGAAATAACGCCGAACAATTATGACGAGAGAAAGCAATTCATAGGAGATGGAATTGAGTTCATGAGTGACCTCAAGCCTGATGAGAATTTCAAAGCGAAACTTTATCTCAATTCTAATGCTCGAGTTGACGGTACTTCTTGTTATGCTTGGAAGATTGACCTTATTGCCCAGTTCACTGTCGTTACCATTGTAAGGCTTCCATTCGTCTTCACGCTAGCTACAACATACAAAACTGCTAAACATTCCCAGAAAGACAAGAATATAGAAGTTCAGCAGACTGATGGGTTGaaaatttccaaacttGACACTGAACAGTTGTGGAATTTACCTCCGCCATTTCCAGATAAGCCAGTTCATCTCGTAATTATTACACATGGCATCTTCTCTTCTATTGGCGGAGATATGCTTTGCTTAAAAGACACCATTGAACGAGCGTCGAACTTTTTGCCAGATGATAATAATGGCAATCTTGTAATAAGAGGGTATCCTGGAAACGTCGGGAAGTCTCATAAAGGTATACGGCATCTAGGATTCAAGTTGGCAGAATATATAATCGATACCATCGATAAACTTCAACAGCAATTCACCTTAACAAGAATCTCATTTGTAGGTCACTCTTTGGGAGGACCCGTGCAAGCTATGGCCATTCACTATATCTCTGTCGAACGACCAGACATATTTGACAAGACCACAGGCTTGACACCCGTCAATTTTGTGGCGGCGGCGAGCCCATTCCTCGGAGTCATTGGAGATTTGCCCAAATACATATCTATCGTGCTGGACATTGGCGCTTTGGGACAGACTGGAAGGGATCTCACATTGAAGCGCAGCTATTTTCTGCCATCAAAAGGTATTGTAAATAATGATGGATCACATGATAGAATCAAATCTAAACCCATATTAGAGCTTTTACCTAAACATCCGGCGTTAGAAGTTTTCCAACGATTCAAGTGTAGAACCGTGTATGCTAATGTCGCATTTGATGGTATAGTGCCTCTAAGGACGGCTGCTTTACTATATCTTGATTGGAGAGGTTTAAGTGATGTGCAACAGGTGAGGAGCGAAAACAATGCCCAATCTGAGGAGGGAGTTGAAGAACAGAAAGGGTCATCTTTGGGGGAAATTCCAGAGAGCTCTTCGGACAATAAGTCTATTCTCCAATGGTTGCTGCCCCAGTCACTCAttaaaaaggaaaaatatAAACCGTATGTGCGGACTCAAACTACCAGTTCGGTAGAATCTGCCAGTAGTGATTCGAACAATAATTCTGACTCTCCAACTACTTTCAAACCTCCAAAAAAGGCAAATACATTGCAAGCTGCTGCAAGTACAATATCGGCACCGCTGCCAGGAATGTCGTACCTAGTGGATCCCTCCAGTAGAACGGACAGAATTATTCATGACAAGGTTTATACCCCGGAAGAATTACCAGATAAACACTACAAACATAAGAAGCTTGtgaaaaagataatatATCCCAATTACTCGATCCATatgaaagaagaacgaATAGCAAGGTACTGGCAGGAGACAATGGACTGGAGAAAGGTCATCGTTGAGCTACAGCCTGATTCCCATAATAACATCATTGTTCGTCGCAGGTTTGTTAATTCATTCGGTTGGATAGTTGTCAATCATATTGCCGATGAACACTTTGGATCGAAGGCAATGATAGAATGAATGATGACtatagtaataataatatcatTAAAAGTTCAACtgtatataaataaaataaattAGTAGTCTATAGATCGCGTTCTCAGAGGATACGAGGCTTCACACCTCTGGtatcttttcctttttgtGGTTGGTGGTTTCATTCGTTACTAGGATCTAAGGGATCGATCTTGAGTACTTTATCTGGATTCAACAGTCTCTTTGGATCTATAGCTAACTTTACTTTCCGCATTAGATCGACAGTATCTGATCCTAATTCATCCTCCAAAAACTTTCTTTTACCAGTTCCAATACCATGCTCCCCAGAACACGTACCTTCATTTTTAAGAGTAACAGCATTGATTTCAGCTACCAGCTGTTTGCAAATTTCAAACTGATCCGGTTCATAGAAAATATCATAGTGGATATTCCCGTCACCAACATGACCCAAGGTCATATGAGTTAGAGGGTAAGTTGCTGTGATtttatccaattcttcGAGAGTAGCTGCAAGATTGGAAAGTGGCACTGCACAATCTGTGATCCACATCTTTGcgttttcatcaatttcattgaagGCATAGTCCAACATTAGATATAAAGCATTCTTTCTAGTTGAAAAAAGCTCCTCTGCCTCTTGTTCGTTCTTTGCAAATTCGAATTTGGAACAGTGATTATCCTGAGAAATTTGTTTAACTTGCTTGACATATTCTTGTACCACGGTTTTGTTCAATCCtgaaatcttgaagaacaaagtaGGTAcattatcatattttttgCTCACCAAATTGCTGTAATTAATACATTTCATCATGCTTGAATCCAATAATTCTACTGCATTTAATTGAATACCTTTTTGGAAGAGTTCTGCGACAGTATTTGTGGAGTCCTTTAAAGTGGGGAATTGAACAACTGCCACTGTTTCGTATGGTGGCCTCACTTGTAATTTTACAGTCACTTCAGTAACTATACCTAACGTGCCTTCGCTACCTACAAAAAGGCCTGTCAAGTTATAACCAGCACTTGACTTGCGAGGTCTCTTTTTGGTCTTGACCACAGTACCATCAGCTAACACGACAGTGATAGAAATGATATTAGCACCCATGGATCCATACCTTGTTGCTCCGATACCTGAAGCATTAGTATTGACCATCCCGCATACGTGAGCCCCAGGACCACAGTCACAGCCTAACATCATGTTTTTATATTCTGGCACACTCGCTAAGTATTCGTTTAATTGTTGCCATCCCACACCAGCCTGCAGCACAGCATCCAAATCCTTATGGTGGACAGCCAAAATTTTGTTCATCTTAGAAGTGTTCAAGACAATACCTGGCCGTGTGGAATATGTGTGGCCTTCCAGAGAAGTACCCCCAGAGAAGGGCACAACAGGGATGTTATATTTATTGATGATCTTCATAACAGCACTTACGTCTTCTGTGGAGGTAGCATACACAATCCATCTCGGTTTCTGATGAGGTTGCGGTTTTGTTGGGTTAAATCCGTTATCAGTGTGGTGATCCAGTTCTGCTTCGGTGTTCTTCACGTTATCTGATCCAATagtttgaataatttctttaatacaaagtttcaaatcttcatccGAGCCGTATCTTGGCGGATCCAAAGCTGTTAATGGTGTGGTAGACTGTAATGGGAACACCTGTTTGTCCCCTTTCGAAACAAAATAACTTGAAGATATCAATCCCAACCCGATTCCGACAATTAGACTACCCGAAACAAGGGAAAGCCTTACACCATTGTCGTTTGTGCTAGTTCCTATCCTCTTACCATTACTTTCCACAGAATAAAACCTGACAGGTCGGATCGGAACTTTTGTCAATCTTTTGAGTCCATTCAAGATAGCAGTTTTTGACATCACttatttcttgaagaaaaggtgaTATGatagatttctttgatggtACGGTACTATGAAAAGAGCGCAATTTCTGCAAACCACTTGTGGCCTCTTCTCTTACGCTCAACAATTGAGTTGATCTTGAGCTTGTTGGaataatatataaataGCGAAGTGGGAGCGCACTTTTCTGGTTGTACAATATGAGAGAAGTGCGGACATTATCAAGATATCGAACATCACATAGTTTAAATGTATGCATAAAATAACTTCTTCTAAATACTGATCCCAAAATGCAAGTAATTCCTGAAGTTGCGAGCCGATACCATCGCAGCTACAAGCGTAGTGCCAATCCCTATTTCCAGCTCAAATTCCGCTCGCAGTCTCTTCTCATCTCCACTAGTAATCTCTCTCTCTATTCTGCAAGGCACGCCACAGTTTTAGAtatgaaaagtttgaatATTTTGCAGCCTAAAGAGAGAGCGAGATAGGAAAGGAAACAGTAGTGAAGTAACAAGAGGATAAGGAGGAGAAACTTCGATATTGTAAAACTGTTAGGTTGTGCGTCAGTATGTGCAAGATTAGCTCAGTGGTCATTATTAGCTTTCACTTTTAAGTAATTATATTTCTATTTATCTGATTGAGAAGGGAGATAGGGAAAAAATAAAGCCCTGTGGGGGGCTCGAACCCCCAACCTTGTGATTAAGAGTCACACGCGCTACCGATTGCGCCAACAAGGCATTAAGATGCTACAAGAGCgcatttttcttctctatGACTTAGATGcaatatcatttttttctattcATCCGTATCCAGCATCTTTCTTACTGACGGTTTAAACAAATCGAAGTGAGATGATATCGTGCCCGTACCCTCAATTGGTCTAACATTCAGTCACCTTCTGATCAACCCTTCCCCAGTAATCTAGTCATTGCTACTTCTCACTTGTTTCATTATTACGCATTTAAAAAAGCATTGAGGGTATTCTATGATTTCCCTTGTACAAGCAAGATAACTGCACAAGTTTGGAAACGAAGGTACGCACAGAAGAAAGACAACCTACCAGCAAGTGTGCACTTTTAAAACTATGTCATTAGTTAAAAAAGAGCCAGGTTCTACCACAGAGTCATCTTGTTGGTCTTCTGGTGGAACGTCAGATAAATCTGCTCAAAATAATCAGCCAAACAATAGCCGCCCACCTTTAAAGCAAAAGACAGAAAACGTTCCCACTTCTACAGCCATTGATAGTgattccaaaaaaaatatcttATCGAAATACATGCTCAGTCCTCATAAT
The genomic region above belongs to Kluyveromyces lactis strain NRRL Y-1140 chromosome B complete sequence and contains:
- a CDS encoding FAD-binding oxidoreductase (similar to uniprot|P32891 Saccharomyces cerevisiae YDL174C DLD1 D-lactate dehydrogenase oxidizes D-lactate to pyruvate transcription is heme-dependent repressed by glucose and derepressed in ethanol or lactate located in the mitochondrial inner membrane) translates to MSKTAILNGLKRLTKVPIRPVRFYSVESNGKRIGTSTNDNGVRLSLVSGSLIVGIGLGLISSSYFVSKGDKQVFPLQSTTPLTALDPPRYGSDEDLKLCIKEIIQTIGSDNVKNTEAELDHHTDNGFNPTKPQPHQKPRWIVYATSTEDVSAVMKIINKYNIPVVPFSGGTSLEGHTYSTRPGIVLNTSKMNKILAVHHKDLDAVLQAGVGWQQLNEYLASVPEYKNMMLGCDCGPGAHVCGMVNTNASGIGATRYGSMGANIISITVVLADGTVVKTKKRPRKSSAGYNLTGLFVGSEGTLGIVTEVTVKLQVRPPYETVAVVQFPTLKDSTNTVAELFQKGIQLNAVELLDSSMMKCINYSNLVSKKYDNVPTLFFKISGLNKTVVQEYVKQVKQISQDNHCSKFEFAKNEQEAEELFSTRKNALYLMLDYAFNEIDENAKMWITDCAVPLSNLAATLEELDKITATYPLTHMTLGHVGDGNIHYDIFYEPDQFEICKQLVAEINAVTLKNEGTCSGEHGIGTGKRKFLEDELGSDTVDLMRKVKLAIDPKRLLNPDKVLKIDPLDPSNE
- the NSE5 gene encoding Smc5-Smc6 complex subunit NSE5 (weakly similar to uniprot|Q03718 Saccharomyces cerevisiae YML023C NSE5 Protein required for cell viability), with protein sequence MASQSHKYDLGRNELNKPDYYVELTEKHLSDFEIWNSLCSNESYDMLLYLCEQYLNMGRFPVIPSEVIAVLFTLASIGDHNKGSLIKKADPFDTGRELLTRRSMKLLETLLDILQTFDTDLYEIYDLELLRCQFFYFIDSIRPENGRALVLDPLNAQSSRATRRSFKLSSRSAEGGSLLSVEPLYGSYINLIGDDTSVFKTTMVHSALSQEGSFWNGFSWALSTFMIGHENEDQKTDWDYELAKAWLSVFKLIFIIYELRQDYYIDSKTETIEKSPIFRLLEAVDKKNQLKGLVQYLFVGCVECEILYPVSPSLNDPSTSNASFNQFHEDKDYRAAFSMDVRKDTLCVFVRFLDRYERHLQSYPFTLDALYGTIVDALYSDLKISSFKQFFLSCDVEKDRNLITTLVEKLLNKAFSNVEPRRTFNIVNKMSNFEEVTSELMKLLRAIDRSAAFNRSRISKRRIQMDFCIIILTRLIITTHPQGNFEELLRVLTTFAKSPNSFMDVKDVIPLFEQTY
- the SSN2 gene encoding Ssn2p (similar to uniprot|P38931 YDR443C Saccharomyces cerevisiae SSN2 Required for stable association of Srb10p-Srb11p kinase with RNA polymerase holoenzyme), with product MKKEVGDACRLEDIVTNLYRLETVKQINYHQYVPSKADNQWSIQAELFLRRKNPKVLAALFSRELWCFSINDDPLPELNLELNNESESPQPERKGHFTPEFSKPHLPTPYAIFMKALRRMIYVNLTLSSNETIVPFGNSCIFQESYTFSTKILHFDPHLFENGDLTVAICSKDLGLSKLNAESLKHEVAVYLAPSGIRVYLPSTDLKKCYVSPPKNAQMFLKTLFVSHGINLIDVDGLKWVKLIPNANHLNGFTPTISHYLDEPKGNNFVIWPACLCFVQTASDVQTPQYTAFSRSPQLELDDCFDMIDGFIQLKLTSAYRTPGTSAGMGTVTGHNPLSTGGIFTDQFQGFNKHSANNSNNVSSTGENGKFSPEYSNDPNVTPLRDNKTSRQNFPTESYSSNGFITTPIINENITPTVDDIITETPSVKPQNDLWNEKKDVINSTSNINSKDASVGSSERKVELETAFESPAQNISIEEHEHVEFDKDLFGEDSDEDVSTRNKNEELVSVKEITDEMFDLAEDDDEADGSTSNSLKFDRPDTIESIDTDEKKTRTKRTYLDIPVDVITIEKTPTLYEDPGAPLPIETPKDRKKSIFAPLNFNPIFESNVDNKYKNGGKFSVNSNTNDEPIQFGISTSNISSSEDDDSDFSPADFNNNGPSAGKGLSYDPRDNDIPMIESSTYEPIAKDSLPELINPPSSSKDDSVASYNTIGTLMEKPVKSNLDAIWKPALSKSERADLPNQTINGVINDCNNSSNSNPTTYFENTPSLGPDTLYDNSKPRSSSANFLSTVEIDPKSEQTIQTAEQEQSESSRILPYLLRHMPLFSLPDVFLCQNPSLPPGKDFEDILEILTDQIVFNNDMFSDDRATESQFKGIKDCSVGTISDTMNQLFGNFSKLHGNEIIEEVFYLPEPSVFVKKSEDTIKIKSSSCYFTEYLNLKPNRGVKNFRALVLTTEAKNDCMSFVSQMSQTYSNHELGFCELTKLTNDDNKGLIYLKNFNQDTLLLLSAQIVSFCSTALSNIKNIPLLIFLPINKLSLTECISMILKFHVIRKEFKSKLPKADILLRLVNIDFLKNPLTPITAYTSLCMAIYNSLPPKSTKVTSLTNDLPKQIEFRTLKNASLSIHYDNYIHLAYLRSIDREWLCAAWSDTKGVESFVKTWYVGNSRTRFEQVCNDIWKITLQLASKNFGNVCLVLTRLDSVLPDDELIHWRRLSVATKDLHLAVVCVGDNTKLTLFDEDKTYPTFKNLFRTKSNPQTGISNSIDDLEIINIDEEVHGLIFSNPLQLANSQHRCAIKSGALIRFAKSEGDNFIDKFEVNLLNCPHADSSTLLKEILKQYRNLAGLNPWFGVSYGKDNFIPWHVVAVKNVMNSIVHVKSSFEKETHIID
- a CDS encoding putative hydrolase (similar to uniprot|Q04093 Saccharomyces cerevisiae YDR444W), which gives rise to MAIKLTEENDTESSDSGILLLRETGSLGIGDVNRYKIIVDKNKLLSDGIECTDDTLYLEFKNQESALLRPLWITGPYSIYVEITPNNYDERKQFIGDGIEFMSDLKPDENFKAKLYLNSNARVDGTSCYAWKIDLIAQFTVVTIVRLPFVFTLATTYKTAKHSQKDKNIEVQQTDGLKISKLDTEQLWNLPPPFPDKPVHLVIITHGIFSSIGGDMLCLKDTIERASNFLPDDNNGNLVIRGYPGNVGKSHKGIRHLGFKLAEYIIDTIDKLQQQFTLTRISFVGHSLGGPVQAMAIHYISVERPDIFDKTTGLTPVNFVAAASPFLGVIGDLPKYISIVLDIGALGQTGRDLTLKRSYFLPSKGIVNNDGSHDRIKSKPILELLPKHPALEVFQRFKCRTVYANVAFDGIVPLRTAALLYLDWRGLSDVQQVRSENNAQSEEGVEEQKGSSLGEIPESSSDNKSILQWLLPQSLIKKEKYKPYVRTQTTSSVESASSDSNNNSDSPTTFKPPKKANTLQAAASTISAPLPGMSYLVDPSSRTDRIIHDKVYTPEELPDKHYKHKKLVKKIIYPNYSIHMKEERIARYWQETMDWRKVIVELQPDSHNNIIVRRRFVNSFGWIVVNHIADEHFGSKAMIE